The Euphorbia lathyris chromosome 2, ddEupLath1.1, whole genome shotgun sequence genome includes a window with the following:
- the LOC136220938 gene encoding ent-kaurenoic acid oxidase 2-like, producing the protein MEASSIWAAVAVTVCIIGFEALKWFLKSVNGWLYESKLGEIRYALPPGDLGWPFIGNMWTFLRAFKSSDPDSFIRNVVNRYGDTGMYKAFMFGNPSVVVTTAEASKRVLTDDDAFQPGWPKATVDLIGDKSFIGISYEEHKRLRRLTAAPVNGHEALSVYLKFIEENVISALEKWEKMGEFEFLTHVRKLTFRIIMHIFLSSESEPVMEALENEYTTLNHGVRAMAINLPGFAYHKALKARKKLVNVLQSVVDERRNQKKSSGSSTSKKDMMDALLESADENGRKLSDQEIIDVLLMYLNAGHESSGHITMWAAVLLQDHPEILQKAKEEQEEIIKKRPPGQNRLTLKEVREMDYLSKVIDETLRLITFSLTVFREAKKNVNINGYVIPKGWKVLVWFRSVHFSPDIYPNPKEFNPSRWDNYTPKAGTFLPFGAGSRLCPGNDLAKLEIAVFLHHFLLNYKLERTNPGCFLRFLPHTRPNDNCLARIKKVSTQA; encoded by the exons ATGGAGGCGAGTTCTATTTGGGCGGCGGTCGCTGTAACCGTATGCATAATCGGTTTCGAAGCTCTGAAATGGTTTCTGAAGAGCGTTAATGGCTGGCTCTACGAGTCTAAACTCGGTGAAATCAGATATGCGCTGCCTCCTGGTGATTTAGGTTGGCCTTTCATTGGTAACATGTGGACTTTTCTCAGAGCTTTCAAGTCGAGCGATCCTGATTCTTTTATCCGCAACGTTGTTAACAG ATATGGAGATACTGGGATGTACAAGGCGTTCATGTTTGGGAATCCAAGTGTGGTGGTGACAACTGCAGAAGCGTCCAAGAGAGTATTGACAGATGATGATGCATTTCAGCCAGGATGGCCTAAAGCCACAGTTGATCTAATCGGAGACAAGTCATTCATTGGTATTTCTTACGAAGAACACAAGCGTCTCCGGCGACTTACTGCTGCTCCGGTCAACGGCCATGAAGCTCTTTCTGTGTATTTGAAGTTCATAGAAGAGAATGTTATTTCTGCTTTGGAAAAATGGGAGAAAATGGGAGAATTCGAGTTTCTCACTCATGTAAGGAAACTTACTTTCAGGATCATCATGCATATCTTCCTTAGCTCTGAGAGTGAGCCTGTGATGGAGGCTTTGGAGAACGAATACACTACTCTTAATCATGGGGTTCGAGCTATGGCAATCAATCTTCCTGGCTTTGCTTACCATAAAGCACTCAAG GCCCGTAAGAAGCTAGTGAATGTATTACAATCTGTTGTGGATGAGCGGAGAAATCAAAAGAAGAGCTCTGGTTCATCAACGTCGAAGAAAGATATGATGGATGCTCTGCTGGAAAGTGCAGATGAAAATGGCAGAAAATTGAGCGACCAAGAAATcattgatgttctgttgatgtatCTCAATGCTGGACATGAATCTTCAGGCCACATCACTATGTGGGCTGCTGTTTTACTTCAAGACCACCCAGAAATTCTCCAAAAAGCTAAG gaaGAGCAAGAGGAGATCATAAAAAAGAGGCCACCCGGTCAAAATCGTTTGACCCTCAAAGAAGTTCGAGAAATGGATTATCTGTCTAAG GTGATTGATGAAACACTTCGTCTGATAACATTCTCACTCACAGTTTTCAGAGAGgctaaaaaaaatgttaacaTAAATG GATATGTCATCCCCAAGGGTTGGAAAGTTCTGGTCTGGTTCAGAAGTGTTCACTTCAGTCCAGACATCTATCCCAACCCAAAGGAATTTAATCCTTCCAGATGGGAT AATTATACACCGAAAGCAGGAACTTTCCTTCCCTTTGGAGCAGGAAGTAGATTGTGCCCTGGAAATGATCTAGCTAAGCTTGAAATTGCTGTTTTTCTGCATCATTTTCTCCTTAATTACAA